One Actinoplanes missouriensis 431 DNA segment encodes these proteins:
- a CDS encoding GAF and ANTAR domain-containing protein, with protein MKAHDPTDSAETGRIFAELGRIKLGETDLDGVLHQVADLARRTLPGAGQVSITMIRDGDAYAGAHTGPAALLLDERQYAGAAGPGLDAALHRTTVAVPDTANDERWDGWPRLAAEAGFGSVLSAGLPIGDSMAGALTLYGERPHGFDDDGVTLAGTFAGYASVALANAHLYDSTASLAQHMQAAMESRAVIEQAKGIIMGERRCSPDEAFAILTKVSQDSNRKLRDVAAALVERTQRAP; from the coding sequence TTGAAGGCGCACGACCCGACCGATTCCGCGGAAACCGGTCGCATCTTCGCTGAACTCGGCCGCATCAAGCTGGGTGAGACCGACCTCGATGGTGTGTTGCATCAGGTCGCGGACCTCGCCCGGCGGACCCTGCCCGGCGCCGGGCAGGTGTCGATCACCATGATCCGCGACGGGGACGCGTACGCCGGGGCGCACACCGGCCCGGCGGCGCTGCTGCTCGACGAGCGTCAGTACGCGGGGGCTGCCGGACCCGGCCTCGACGCGGCGCTGCACCGGACCACGGTCGCGGTTCCGGACACCGCGAACGACGAGCGCTGGGACGGCTGGCCGAGGCTCGCCGCCGAGGCCGGGTTCGGCAGTGTGCTCTCGGCGGGCCTGCCGATCGGCGACAGCATGGCGGGGGCGCTCACCCTGTACGGCGAGCGGCCGCACGGTTTCGACGACGACGGTGTGACGCTGGCCGGGACGTTCGCCGGGTACGCGTCGGTGGCGCTCGCGAACGCCCACCTCTACGACAGCACCGCGAGCCTGGCCCAGCACATGCAGGCCGCGATGGAGAGCCGGGCCGTGATCGAGCAGGCCAAGGGAATCATCATGGGCGAGCGGCGGTGCTCGCCGGACGAGGCGTTCGCCATCCTCACCAAGGTCTCCCAGGACAGCAACCGCAAGCTGCGCGATGTCGCGGCGGCGCTGGTCGAGCGGACCCAGCGCGCACCCTGA